CTGCGTGGACAAGGACCCGGAGAAGATTTCCCTGCTCAAGAAAGGCAAGATCCCCATTTACGAGCCCGGGCTTGAGGAAATGGTCAGGAAAAACAGCAAAGACGGGCGACTGCGCTTTTCCACCAATATCGTTGATGGAATTGAAGAATCCCTGGTTATCTTCATCGCCGTCGGGACACCGCCCATGGAGGATGGGAGCGCTGATCTGACCTATGTGGAAGACGTGGCCAGAAACATCGGGGAAAACATGAACGATTACAAGGTGATCGTCACCAAGAGCACGGTTCCGGTGGGAACCGGAGAGAAAATACGGGAGATCCTCTCCCGCTGCAGACCGGATAATGACTTTGACGTCGTCTCGAACCCGGAATTCCTGCGGGAGGGATCAGCCATTGGGGATTTCATGCGGCCTGACCGTATCGTTATAGGCGCCGAAAGTTCCCAGGCCAAGGCCATTCTCAAGGATCTCTACAGACCGCTCTATCTGATCGAAACACCCTTTGTGGTAACCAATGTCGTCACGGCCGAGCTGATAAAATACGCCTCCAACGCCTTTCTGGCCACGAAGATCTCCTTTATAAACGAGATGGCGAATATCTGCGAGGCCATTGGAGGCGACGTCAACACAATTGCCAAGGCAATGGGGCTTGATGGCAGGATAGGGCCGAAATTCCTTCACGCCGGTCCGGGCTACGGGGGGTCCTGCTTCCCCAAGGACACCAACGCCCTGACGCGTATCGCCAGGGAGGTAGGGGCGCCGACCAGGATTGTGGAATCGGTGGTCCGGGTCAATGAAAATCAGAAGAAAAAAGCCTTCGAGAAGATCATGCAGGCCTCCGGCGGCTCCCTCAAGGGAAAAACGGTCGCTCTCCTTGGGCTCGCGTTCAAACCCAATACCGACGATTTCCGGGAGGCGCCCGCCGAGGTAATTATCAGAGGGATATTAGAGAAAGGCGGGAACGTAAAGACATACGATCCCGCTGCCATGGAGCAGGCCAGGGATGTCCTGGGTGATGAGGGAATAAAATACTGTAAAAATGCCTATGATGCCGTTGAGGATGCCGACGTGATGGTAATCGCCACCGAGTGGAACCAGTTTCGTCTCCTGAACCTGACAAAGTGCATGGAACTTCTGAAGGAGCCTGTTCTTGTGGACCTTAGAAATGTCTATAACCCCGACCTCACACGGGAGATGGGGTTTAAATACGTATCCGTTGGAAGGCCGTAGTCACCGTGGAAATGCAGGCAAGGAGCCCCGCTGCAGGGGCAGTTGAGCCCGGAAAGGTTCTCGTGACGGGCGGAGCGGGATTTATTGGATCCCATCTATGCGAGAGGCTTCTGGGACTTGGTTATGGGGTGGTATGCCTGGACAATTTCAACGATTTTTATGACCCGGCCATCAAGCGATCCAACATCGCCGGCCTTACGGCAAACCCGGGATTTACCCTCCGGGAGGGGGACATAAGGGACGCGGCCCTTGTGAACGCACTTTTCGAGAGGGAAAAACCGGAAGCGGTGGTCCACCTCGCCGCCATGGCCGGGGTCAGACCCTCCATCGAGAAACCGGTTCTCTACTACGATATCAACGTAACCGGAACGGCCGTTTTACTGGAGACCGCCAGAAGTCATGGGGTCGCCAACTTTATCTTCGGGTCTTCCTCCTCCGTATACGGGAATCAGAAAAAGATACCCTTTTGTGAAAGGGATCCCGTCAGCCGTCCTATCAGCCCGTATGCGGCGTCCAAGGCGGCTGGGGAACTTCTGTGCTACACCTGCCATCACCTTTTCGGCCTACCGGTGACGTGCCTCCGCTTTTTCACCGTTTACGGGCCAAGGCAAAGACCCGAGATGGCCATTCACCTTTTTGCAAAACTCATTAGAGACGGAAAACCGGTTACAGTGTATGGTGATGGTCACAGCCGGAGGGATTATACTTTCGTTGACGATATTATTGATGGAATTGTGAAAGCGCTTGAAAAACCCCATGGGTACGAGATTTTCAACCTCGGCGAGTCCCGGACCGTTGAGCTGTTTGAGGTAATCGAGCTGATCGAGAAGGGGATCGGCCGGAAGGCCAGGCTGAGGATGCTTCCGGTTCAGCCCGGGGATGTCCCCGTCACATTTGCGGATATTGACCATGCCCGTTCTTCCCTGGGCTACAGTCCCTCCACACCCATTGAGGAGGGAATCGGGAGCTTTATCGAATGGTTTTTATGTTGTCTAAAATGAATGTCGAAGGGAGTTGAACCATGTCATTTGACCATAATAGAATAATGAAAGAGACAAAGTCCAAAGTGTTCGTTATCACAGAGCATTACGAATTCATCGGGCTGCTTCATCTTATCAACATTAACCGGAGGGAAAGCGATGTCCTGAACGATGGAAAACCGTTCATCCACCTCACGGATGTCGAGGTCAGGGTCAAGTCCACAGGCAAGAGCAGCCAGGTTCCCTTCGTGGCCATCAACAAGAGGAACATCATCTGTGTTATCCCGTTTGACTCGCGCCAGGGAAAGGCCGAGGAGTAACCCGGGAATGATAGACCTGCACACTCACACCTTTGCCAGCGACGGGGAACTTCTGCCCTCGGAACTCATCAGGCGGGCCGTCGCGGCTGGATACAGGGCCATCGGCATAACGGACCACGCTGATGAAACGAACATGGAGGATCTTGTCCGCCGGGCTGTCGAGGCATCCCGAGCGTGGAAAACCACGGCTGAAATCCAGGTCATTCCAGGTGTGGAGATTACCCACGTCCCCCCTGGGAGAATCCCCGAGTTAGCCGCGAAAGCCAGGGAATTGGGCGCGCTCCTGGTGGTTGTCCACGGCGAGACAATAACGGAGCCTGTGGCTCCGGGAACCAACGCGGCCGCCGCCGGGTGTCCGGACGTCGACATCCTGGCCCATCCCGGACTCATTTCTAAAACGGATGCCGCACTGGCGGCTGAAAACGAGGTTTACCTCGAGATCACGGCCCGGAGTGGGCACTCCGCCGCCAACGGCCATGTCGCCTTCACCGGAAGGGCCTCCGGAGCCTCCCTCATTCTGAACACGGATGCCCATGCTCCAGGCGATCTCATCAGTATGAAGATGGCTGAAACGATTCTGGCGGCCTCAGGTCTCGATTCCGGTGAGGGAAAAACCGTTTTCCAAAACGCCGATCGTCTTCTGAGGATCATAACATCCCGTGGTTTTAACCCTATAATTCATCATAGTTCGGAGGATAGTTAATGGGTTATATTAAGAAAAGAGTTCGAAAGACAAAGGCCACTGATCCTGACGAGTTCGTCTCTCTTTATCAGCGGACATTGGACTGGACCGAGGACAATCTCAAACTTGTCCTGTTTGCCGGGGGAGCCATTCTCCTCGCGGTCATCGTCGCTTTCGGGTTGATGTGGAGCAGGGGAAACAGGGACAGGGCCGCCGGCAAGGCACTGGATATTGCTGTTGCAACCTATCAATCCCTGGCACTCGGGGATGAAACGTCCGACATTGGGAAGGTCAAAGATGGATTAAGTCAATCCTTGAAGTCTTTCAGGGAGGTGTCGTCCCGTTATCCCCGCACCGTGCAGGGGAATTCCGCCACCCTCTACGCTTCCAACATACTTTTCCGCATGGGCAGTTTCAATGAAGCCGCCGCTACATTGGAAGATCTCATTTCCCACGAGCCGGAATTTTCCAGGAAGCTCCAGGCGTCGTATCTGCTCGGGCGGGTGTACGAGGGGGCCGGGAACTACAAAAAGGCCATCTCTGTCTATAGCGGCCTACTGGAGAGCAGCGGCGTCGAGATGCGTCCGGTCCTCATGATGGACCGTGCCAGGTGCTTCAAACTTGAGGGGGACAGGGACCAGGCGGCGGACACATACCGCAACGTCGTCCAGGATTTCGCCGACAGCGTTTACGGCCGCAAGGCAAAGGCCGAGTTGGCTATTCTGGGCGAATCCACCGAAGAATCCCATTGAAAAGCATCCTCTCAGGCAATGAAGCCATTGCCCAAGGGGCTCTGGATGCCGGAGTCTCCCTGGCGTCGGGCTACCCAGGCACACCGAGCACGGAGATTCTGGAGAATATTTCCCGGCTCGGTGGGGTGAGGGCCATTTGGGCACCCAACGAAAAGATCGCCGTGGAACTGGCCGGTGGGGTTTCCTACGCCGGTCACCGGGCGCTCGCCGCCATGAAGCATGTTGGGGTCAACGTAGCCGCGGACCCGCTTTTTACCCTGGCGTATACGGGGGTCAGGGGAGGCTTCGTCATAGTCACGGCGGACGATCCAGCCCTTCACAGTTCCCAGAACGAGCAGGATAACCGGCGCTACGCATCATTCACCCGCATCCCCATGCTCGAACCGTCCAACAGCCAGGAGGCCCTCGATTTTACCAGGGAGGCCTTCGTTTTAAGCGAGAGGTTCGACCTTCCCTTTTTTCTCAGGACCACCACAAGAATTTCCCATGGGAAATCCATTGTCGACGTTTCAAAATGGGACGAAGATGCCAAACGACCGATTCCGGGCCTGGTAAAGGACCCGGGCAAGTACGTAATGATCCCCGCGAACGCCAGGGTCAGGCACCGGGACCTGGAAGATCGGGTCGCGCGCGTGGCCGTCTTTTCCGAATCATGTTCCCTCAACAGGATCGAGATGGCGGATTCCGCCCTGGGGATAATCACCTCGGGCGCAAGCTACAACTATGTCAAG
The Deltaproteobacteria bacterium DNA segment above includes these coding regions:
- a CDS encoding UDP-glucose/GDP-mannose dehydrogenase family protein, coding for MHITVIGTGYVGLVTGTCFAEFGVDVTCVDKDPEKISLLKKGKIPIYEPGLEEMVRKNSKDGRLRFSTNIVDGIEESLVIFIAVGTPPMEDGSADLTYVEDVARNIGENMNDYKVIVTKSTVPVGTGEKIREILSRCRPDNDFDVVSNPEFLREGSAIGDFMRPDRIVIGAESSQAKAILKDLYRPLYLIETPFVVTNVVTAELIKYASNAFLATKISFINEMANICEAIGGDVNTIAKAMGLDGRIGPKFLHAGPGYGGSCFPKDTNALTRIAREVGAPTRIVESVVRVNENQKKKAFEKIMQASGGSLKGKTVALLGLAFKPNTDDFREAPAEVIIRGILEKGGNVKTYDPAAMEQARDVLGDEGIKYCKNAYDAVEDADVMVIATEWNQFRLLNLTKCMELLKEPVLVDLRNVYNPDLTREMGFKYVSVGRP
- a CDS encoding NAD-dependent epimerase/dehydratase family protein, encoding MQARSPAAGAVEPGKVLVTGGAGFIGSHLCERLLGLGYGVVCLDNFNDFYDPAIKRSNIAGLTANPGFTLREGDIRDAALVNALFEREKPEAVVHLAAMAGVRPSIEKPVLYYDINVTGTAVLLETARSHGVANFIFGSSSSVYGNQKKIPFCERDPVSRPISPYAASKAAGELLCYTCHHLFGLPVTCLRFFTVYGPRQRPEMAIHLFAKLIRDGKPVTVYGDGHSRRDYTFVDDIIDGIVKALEKPHGYEIFNLGESRTVELFEVIELIEKGIGRKARLRMLPVQPGDVPVTFADIDHARSSLGYSPSTPIEEGIGSFIEWFLCCLK
- a CDS encoding histidinol phosphate phosphatase domain-containing protein; its protein translation is MIDLHTHTFASDGELLPSELIRRAVAAGYRAIGITDHADETNMEDLVRRAVEASRAWKTTAEIQVIPGVEITHVPPGRIPELAAKARELGALLVVVHGETITEPVAPGTNAAAAGCPDVDILAHPGLISKTDAALAAENEVYLEITARSGHSAANGHVAFTGRASGASLILNTDAHAPGDLISMKMAETILAASGLDSGEGKTVFQNADRLLRIITSRGFNPIIHHSSEDS
- a CDS encoding tetratricopeptide repeat protein — its product is MGYIKKRVRKTKATDPDEFVSLYQRTLDWTEDNLKLVLFAGGAILLAVIVAFGLMWSRGNRDRAAGKALDIAVATYQSLALGDETSDIGKVKDGLSQSLKSFREVSSRYPRTVQGNSATLYASNILFRMGSFNEAAATLEDLISHEPEFSRKLQASYLLGRVYEGAGNYKKAISVYSGLLESSGVEMRPVLMMDRARCFKLEGDRDQAADTYRNVVQDFADSVYGRKAKAELAILGESTEESH